The sequence CCAGGTCATGGCGTGGAAGCCGAACAGCGCGAACATGACCCCGACCAGGATCGGGCTGCGGGCCAGGGCCAGCACCAGGTGGGTGGACGACTCGATGACGAGGCCCAGGCGCATGGTGGTGGCCGGGCCGAGCCGGCCGATGACCCGGTCGGCGACCAGGCTGGCGGCGATGCCGCCGACCGCCATCGACGACAACAGCAGGCCGTAGCCGACCGAGCCGAGCCCGAGCCGCTCCTGGGCGTAGAGGACCGACAGGGACAGGGTCGCCGACAGGGTCAGGTTCATCAGCGCGATGGCCACGGCCAGGATGCGCAGCAGCCGGTTCCTGGCCAGCCAGCGGACCCCTTCGGCGATCTCGGCGCGGAGAGTGGTCGGGGCGGCGCCCTCCGGCCGCTCGACCCGGAACCGGCCGCCCATGGCCGCGACCAGGGCGGCCGCGGCCGCGAAGGTCCCGGCGTCGAGCAGGAACGGCACGGCGGCGGCGGCCGCGAACAGCAGCCCGCCGAGCGGCGGGGCGACCAGCTCGTTGGCCACCATGCGCGCCCCCAGGAGGCGGCTGTTGGCCCGGGCCAGCTGGTCCCGG is a genomic window of Actinomycetota bacterium containing:
- a CDS encoding MFS transporter, whose amino-acid sequence is LGVAVLADAASLPLLYVVFFALGTAETLFDNAAVSILPAVVPRDQLARANSRLLGARMVANELVAPPLGGLLFAAAAAVPFLLDAGTFAAAAALVAAMGGRFRVERPEGAAPTTLRAEIAEGVRWLARNRLLRILAVAIALMNLTLSATLSLSVLYAQERLGLGSVGYGLLLSSMAVGGIAASLVADRVIGRLGPATTMRLGLVIESSTHLVLALARSPILVGVMFALFGFHAMTWSVISVSLRQELIPARLLGRVNSAYALFGFGSLSLGAVAGGLLAARYGLTAPFWCSFAAMTVLTVTCWPILSARAIARARAQAPADEDGP